GACGTTGGCCTGCAGCCCGACCGGCTGGCCGACGGCAAGGCGCCGCCGCTGGTCGAGCCGCGCTGGAGCCGGGCGCAGGCGATGCGCACGCCGGCCTTCTGGCTGCTCTCTCTCTACACCGTCCTGCTGTTTCCCGTGCAGGCGGGTGTCAGCCTGCACAATGCACCGCACCTGATCGAGCGCGGCCTGTCGCCCGTCGCGGCGGCTTCCGTCATCGCCTTCGTGGCGATGGTCTCGGGCGTGGCGAGCTTCGGTATCGGTTTCCTGCCGCGCCGTTGGCCGGTGCGTTACCTGATGGCGGTCTGTGCGGTGTGCATGGCGTTTGGCAGCTATGGGCTGATCTTCATCTCGGGAGTGGAAACCGCGATGGCGGCAGCCGGCTTGTTCGGCATCGGCATAGGGGGCGTCATGCTGCTGCTGCCGGTGGCCTGGGCCGACTATTTCGGGCGCGAGAGCTATGGTGCGATCCGCGGCGTGGCGCTCTCGTTGCAGGTCACGGCGCAGGCGGTGGGGCCGCTCGCGTCGGGCATGCTGCGCGACTGGAGCGGCACCTACACCGATTCGCTGCTGCTCTTCGGCACGCTCGCCTCGCTGGCGGTGATCGCCGCGCTCGTCGCCCGGCGGCCGCGTTCCCTCGCGCTCTAATCGTTCGCCGCGCCGTAGCGCAGGGGGCGGAAGAAGGCCCTGATGTCCTCGACCAGCAGGTCCGGTTCCTCGAGTGCCGCGAAGTGGCCGCCGCTCGGCATCACCGTGTGGCGACGCAGGTTGAAGGCGCGCTCGATCCATTCCCGGGGCGGCGCCGGTGCGATGTCGGCGGGGAAAGCGGCGAAGCCGGTCGGCGTTTCGACCTTCGCGCCTTCCGGCAATGCACGCGGCTTCTGTTCGGCGGCGCCGCGATAGAGCCAGGTCGAGGTGCCCGCGGTACCGGTCAGCCAATAGACCATGATGTTGTCGAGCAGCGTATCCATCGAGAAGCGCTTCAGCGGATCGCCGCCGCAGTCGCTCCACGCCTGGAATTTCTCCGCGATCCAGGCCGCGAGGCCGACCGGCGAGTCGCTGAGCGCCACGCCCAGGGTCTGCGGTCGCGTGGCGTGGATGCGCTGGTAGGCGGTCTTGTCGTCGAGCGCGGTGCCCATCTTCGCCAGCCAGGCCTGCTCGTCGGCGCTGAGCGTCGCGGTCTTGAGATCGAGGCCCGGCCGGAGCCCCATCATGTTGAGATGGACGCCGAGCACACCCGAGTCGTCCTTCTGCGGATGATCGAAGGCCAGCCACGACGAGACGACGGCGCCCCAGTCGCCGCCCTGGATGCCATAGGGCCGGTCGTAGTTGAGCTTCTCGGTGACGAGCTTGTGCCAGAGGCCGGCGATGGCGCGCGGCCCGATCGGGCCCGTCGTGCCGTCGGCGCGGATCGGCGGACCGGAGAAACCATAGCCCGGCAACGACGGCACGATCACGTCGAAGGCGTCGAGCGGATCGCCGCCATGCTCCTCGGGATGGGCGAGCACGTCGACGAGGTGCAGGAACTCGACGATCGATCCCGGCCAGCCGTGCGTCACGACCAGTGGAATAGGCCGCGGCGCATCCTCGACCACCGTGCCGGGCTCGCGGATGAAGTGGAGCCGCTGCGGGCCGATATCGACCAGGTAGTTGGGCCACCGGTTGATTGCTTCCTGGCAGCGCTGCCAGTCGTAGCCGTGGCGCCAGTAGTCGACCAGTTCGGCGAGGAAGGCGGGATCGGTGCCCGAGGCCCAGGAGCCCCGGTCCTCAATCGCCGTTGGCGGGCGCCAGCGGCGCAGGCGCTCGTCGAGATCGATCAGCGCCCGTTCGGGAATGTCGACCTTGAAGGGCTCGGGAGTCTCATAGCGCGTGTCGGCCATGCCGACAGGCGTAGCGCGGAACTCACCCTTCCAGCAAATCGCTCTTCAGCCGGTCGCGCGCCGCGGCATCGAGGCCCAGCGCCTTTTCGGCGAAGGCTTCCGGCGTGCCGAAGTCGCCGCGCACGACGTCGAAGGCGGCTTCGAGATAGGGCGTGCGTGCCTCGATGATGGCGGCGCGGGTGTCGATGTCGAGTTCGGGGTAGCGGCCGATATGGCCGGTCCACAGGTCGTTGGTGCGAAGATAATCTTCCATCACCGTTTCCCAGGGCACGCCCAGCAGGGTGAGGAGGAGGGCGGAGGCGAAGCCGGTGCGGTCCTTGCCGGCGGTGCAGTGGAACACCAGCGGCCGGTGCTCGCCGTCGCTCAAGGTGGCGAACAGGGTGCGGAACCCCGGTGCGCAGCGGCGCGGATAGTCGCGGTAATGGTCGGTGAGGAACTGCATCATGATGTGCGGATTGGCCGACCCGTCGGCCACGGCGCCGCGGATCTTGTCGCCGACGCCGGGCTCGATGTGCGCGCCGACGATGCGGCAGGCCAGGCCTTCGACCAGATGCGGCGTCTCGGCCGCTTCGTTGACGCCGCGCAGATCGACGATGGTGCGCACGCCGAGCTTGCCCAGCGCGCCGCGATCCTCGTCGGTCAGGCCGCCGAGATGGGCGGAACGGAAGACGGCGTTGCGGCGGACGGTGCGGCCGTCGGCGGTCGTGTAGCCGCCGAGGTCGCGGAAGTTGGAGCCGCCCTTGAGGTGCAGGACGTGGGGGAGAATTGTGTCGGGCATGGGCATGGTTCTAGCACGCCCTGGCCCTCCCGATCATGTCGATTGCGGGTCAGAATTTTTGCGCCAGCGTCACGAAGAAGGCGCGGCGCATTCCGTATTGCGGTGCGCCGACGCCGACGCCCTCGCCGGTGCGCAGTTCGTAGACGCCGTCGGTCACGTTGATCGCGTCGAGCCGGATCTGTGTGCCCTTGCTGCCGCTGAGCGGCACCTTCTGGGTCACTGAGAGATTGAGCGTGGCATAGGCCGGCAGGGACGTATCGTTGGGCGTGATAACGCTGGTGCGCAGGCCGCTGCCGAACAGCATGTCGGCGGAGACGCGGGTGGCCCAGTCGCTGCCGGAGTTGAAGACATAGGCGGCGCCGGCGGAACCGGTCCAACCCTGGTCGTGGTCGGCGGTGATCCAGTAGTTGCCGATATAGGCGAGATCGCCCGGCGAGAAATTGTACTGAGCCGACGTGATGTTGGTGGCGTTGACCTTGGACCAGGCGAGGTTGCCGTAGAGGGACCACGGACCCTTGTCGTAGTTGGCGTAGAGCTCGAAGCCCTTCACCTGCGCGTTGGCGTAGTTGAAGGAGGCAAGCTGGACGGGTGCGCCGAACTGGCCCTTGTCGATATAGTTCTCGGCGATCTTGTAGTAGCCGCTGAAGCCGACGGTCAGGCCGTCGACTGGCTTCACGGTCAGGCCGACGTCGAAGTAATCGGACCGCTCGGCCCTGACCGGATCGTTCTGGAAGTTCTCCGGCTCGGCGGTGGTGCCGGCGCGGACCGCGAGCGAGCCGAAGCCTACCTGGTTGAGCGGCGCCGGCACGAAGTAGCGCGAGTAGCCGGCCCGCAAGGCGATCTCTGGCGTCGGCTCCCAGACGACGTTGATGCGTGGGCTGACCTGGTTCTCGGAAATCTGGCCGGAGATCGCGTCGAAGCGGGCACCGAAGTTGATCGTGACGTTCGGGATCACCTTCCACTCGTCCTGCAGGTAGACGCTGTAGGTCCAGCCGACGATGTCGGAACCGTCGGTGAAGCCCACCGGATCGGTGCCGGGAATCATCGCCGTTGGATCGGCGGGATCGGGAACCAGGCCCAGCGCGTTGTTCTGGCTGAAGCTGGTGACGCGCTCGCGCTGGACGAGGAAGCCGCCGCGCAGCGTGTGGTTGGAAGCGACTTTCCAGCTGGCGTCGCCCTGTGCGCCGACCGCGAGGCTGGAGCGCTGCGACCAGGGCGCGATGCCGTTGTAGAGCAGGTCGCCCAGCGCGTCGGGCTGGTAGGAGAGCTTGGAGTAGCGGGCAAAGCCGGAGAGCTGCAGGTTGAAATCCTGGTAGCTCTTCTGCAGCGAGGCGATGCCGAAGTAGGTGTCCTCCCACTGGCGCTGGTCGAGCAGCGCGCTGTTCCAGTCGGTGATGCCGTTCAGCGGGAAGCTGGGCGCCTGTCCGGGCACGTTGGGGATCTGGTAGCGCGCGCTGGCGCCGCCGCCGATGAAGCTGAGGCGCGTATTGTCGTCGACCAGGGCGGTGAGCTTGGTGAGCGCATACCATTGCGCGGTGTCGTCGTGCAGCGGAGCGGTAGACGAGGTCGGGTTCTCGATGCCGATGCCGTTGCTGACATACTGGCCGACGGCGAAATAATCGAACTTGTCGGAACGGCCGCCGTACTGGAGGGCGGGCTGCAGCCAGTTGTAGGAGCCCGTCATCATCGAGGCCTCGCCGCCGGGATTGGTCGTGCCGGATTTCACGGCGATGTCGACGACGCCGGCGGTGCGAAGGCCGTACTGGGCGGGCAGCGCGCCGGTGATGAGCGAAAGCTGGTCGGCAAAGCGGGGCGAGAGGATGCTGCTGAACAGCGCCAGGCCCTCGGGCAACTGCACGCCGTCCAGCCGGTACTGCAGGCTGCCGTGGTCGCCACGGACATGGATCTGGCCGAAGCCGTCCTGAACGACGCCGGGTGCGCGCAGCAGTACCTGGTTCAACGGCGCGTTCTCGCCCTGGGGCGTGTTGCTGATGGCGGTCTTGCTGAAATCGTAGCGCGTGGCGCCGAGGCTGGGCTGGATCTCGCTGCGCTCGCGGTCGAGTCGCTTGCCGACCACCTCGATAGCAAGCGCGCCCGATGCGGCGTCCGGCAGGGTGGCAGGCTGGGCCTCGGTCGGGTTGGGCGGCGCCGAAGGCTGCGGAGACTGGGCGAAAGCCGGTTGGGCTGCGGAAAGACCTGCTGCCAGAGCGAGTGCCGATACGCCGATCCGCTGCATCCGAAATCTCCCTACGCCCGTCAGATAATGTTATACTATTAATTGTTATAGTATAACATTTTAAGACGTCAATCGATAGGGCTCATGCGGGCGCCGGTGTATTCAGGGGGCATGAGTCCCGAAGTCCGGAGCGGCGGGCCAATCGCGTCGCCAAAGTCCATCGTCATTGCCTGCTGCGCCCTGATCGTGGCGATCGTGCTGGCCTATACGCTGATCAATGCCATCGTCCGGCCGGTCATCTGGTCCGACAGCGGCTGGGGGCTGCTGGGGTGGGACCTCCGCCACGGCCTGCCCTGGAACCACTGGGCCTCTCCCGATCCGCAGGACATCACGAAGGACATCTCGACCTTCATGTCGATCTGGTCGCCGGGACAGCATGTCGTACCGGGTGTCCTGGAGGAACTGGGCCTGAGCCTGGGCCACGCGGTGATCGCGACGGTCGCCGTCTTTTCGGTAATCGGCCTGCTGGGCTGGTGGACGCTCTATCGCGCCTTCGGCTTTCCGCCGCATGTCATCGCGATCTCGCTCGTGCTGATCGTCTGCAGCCGCGGCTTCGCCTTTCCGTTCGTGATCTTCATCGGCGGCGAGATCCTGCTGTTCGGAATCGCGCCGTGGTTCCTGCTGCTCGTGTGGCGGCTGCGGGACCTGCGCTGGTTCGCCGTGCCGCCGCTGGTGCTCGGCACGGCCGTCATGTTCTTCGCCAAGCTGTCAGCCGTCGTCCTGGCCTGTGCCGCCATCTCGGCAGCGGTGCTCTCGGGACCGCACCCGTGGCGGGACAAGGTCGATACGGTGCGTCGCGGGCTGGTGGCCGGCATCGCCATCGCGATCGTGGGCGTCGTCCTCTATTACGCCTGGTACTCCCGCGGCTGGACGGCGGCTTCGACGGTGGCGTCGATCCAGTGGTCGGTGTTCGTCACCCACGCGATCTTCATCCTGAGCTGCGTCTGGGGCGCCGCGCTCTCGTTCGGCGAGATGTGGAACTTCATCCTGCTCCATCCCAGCCGTGCGATCTTCGGTTCGCAACTGGCGGTGGGCTACATCCTCGCGCTGCCGGCCGCGGTCACGCTTGTCGTCATGTGGCGGCAACTGCGCCGGAGCCATGCCGATTACCTGGTGTTCGTGGGCCTGACGACGCTGGCCTACGCCGCCGTCTTCCTGCTCCTGTGGGCGCGGGGCGCCACGATCGGCCAGGAGGAGCGCTATTTCCGTCCGGTCTCGCTGCTGCTGCTGGTCGGCGCGGTGCAGGCATTCCTGATCGTGCCGAGCCGGCTGCTGCGGGCGGCGGGCGTCATGATGGCGCTGGTCGGCGTGCTCTATGGGCTGGCGGCCCACGCCAAGCATGTCGTCGTCAATCTCGGCCATCCGCTGGGCGTGCGCGACTTCCGGCACTCCACTGCCAACGACGCGGTCGTGAAGTTCCTCCGCACGATCGACGTGCCGGCGCCCGACCGCGGCTCCACCCTGATCTTCGTGCCGTCGCCCGAGATCGGCCTCGAGGTGCGCAACGTCCGGGTCATGGCCAACCACGCCGACTTCTGGTCGATCGAGGACATGCGGAACCTCAAGTTCCGCGGCCGCGTGCCGCGCCTCTACATCATCGTGCAGCAGAGGCTCGTGGGCGAGGGCAAGGCAAAGGCGATGATGGAACAGTTCGTCGACTACAAGCCTTCCGAATGGAAGGAGACGCCGCTCGACGGGTTCGTCTGCTTCTACGTCGTCGAGTGAGCCCGGTGGACTGCTTTACTTGGGCGCACAGGGCCAGGTCTGTTCGAGGGCTTCGCTTGCCAGCTCGATGAAGTTCTCGTGCAGGCGTGCGGGAATGGTGTTGATATAGCTCACGACACCGCGCACCAGCAGACGGCGCGTAGCGATGCCGGGCAGGCAGATATTAGGTTTCATCACCTGCAGCGTGTCGATGATGCCCGCGCAGACGCCGGCCAGAAGCAGTCGCGAGGTCGGGATGGGGTCGAGCAGGAAGGCCTCGCAGCCCAGCATGATGTAGTTGGCCGAACCCGTGTCCTGCTGCGCCCGCGCGCCGGGAGCGGCCCAGGGCGAGGCCATCGACAGGCCCACGAGAATTGCCAGAACGCGAGACATTTTCATGCGCCAATCTCTTCGCCAACACCGGACGTGAGGAATGATAGCGCGCCCTGTGGGCACGAAACAGGTTTTGGCCAGCATCGATCGGGCCGTGATAGGCTGCCGGCCTGTACGAGGGGCTTCGGAGTTGTGGAATGCCGCTGCGTTGGGAAATCCTGCATGAGCAAAAACTCATCCATGTCGTCGCAGAAGGGGAGGTGACCCTGAAGGAGATGGAGGAGCATTTCGATGCCCTCGTCGTGGCCAACGCACTGGCCTATTCGAAGCTGTTCGATGCGACGGCGCTGAAGCCGGTCTATGACGACAACGACGTGATGGCGATGGGCGCGCGGCTCAGCGCCTATACGTCCCATTTCCCGAGCGGTCCCCTGGCCGTCGTGGCCATCAGCGACGCCGTGCAGCTGGCCTTCCGGCGCTTCGTCAACCTCTCGCCGTCCAAGCGGCCGGCCCGGCTCTTCAAGACGGAGGCCAAGGCCCGCGCCTGGCTGAAGGAACAGGCGCTCAGCGTTTCGGATTGATGACCTGCTGACCGTCGTACCGGAAGAGAGCCGGGCACATCGGTGGCGGGAGGGCGAAGGATCGGGAAAGGCCCACTCCCCTGATGATGAGGACAAAGTCGAACTTGTTGGGATCGCCCCCCAACAGGTTCACGTGGCAGTCGGCCTGCAGTTCACCGAAAGCATACCCGCTGACGATGAAGCTTCGGCCCACCTGCTCCGGCAACGAGATCCCCGCGGCACGCAGGTCCGCATACACACTGTCGATCAGCCGGTCGTCCTTGGAGGCGAGGACGCCCGCGAGCTGTCCGACGAGCGGCCCCTTGACGTTCGCGCTCGCGATGTTCCGCTGGACCTGCTCGAGCAGGTAGCGCTTGGCCTCGCGGGCCGACATCGGCTGCGCCTGGGAAGCTTCGGCGACACCGGCCCCGCCGCTTGCGTGATTGCAGACATTAACGGCCTGCTGTTCGAGGCGGCCCAGCGGCGGTTCGGGCCCGCTCGGGCAGGCGCCGACGGTCAGGAACATTTCGTCGGTGTCGACGTAGAGCCAGGTGTCGGGCGGTCGCGCGAGCAGTTGCGCGATGAAGCCCGGGTCGACGCCGAGGTCGGCGGCATAGCGGATCAGCGCCGACGCGCCGGCCCTGCCCAGTCCGAAGCCGCGGGCTATTCCCGCCGTGGCATCGCCCTTCGTCTCGCTCTGGACCGCCGTGGCATCCAGCGTGAAATTGTGGAAGCCGACTTGACCGCCGATCTCGATGGTGCGGCTGGGCAGCGGCGTGGGCGACTGTCGGCTGGCCGTACCGCCCAGGAACGCCATCGCACAGGCGGAGAGGCAGATGTCGCCCTTGCGCACGAGCGTGGCCACCTCGAATTCACGAAAAAGATACCCGACCTTCAGGCCTTCGAGCAGGTCGCCCCCGCTGCTGCTGAGTTCGGCGGTTGCCAGGGGTTGATTGGCGATCCTGACGGTCTTGTTCTTGAGGCCGGCCAGCATGACCCGCAGCTTGTCCCCGTCGCCCTGCTCGAAACGGCCGCTGATGCGAAGCGTATGGGCGACAAGGGGGGCCTTAGGGGTCAGTCCGGGAATCGACCTGCTGTCGAGGGTAATGGTTAAGGCACGGGTCTCCGGCGCGAAACTCCAGCAGAGGACGCTGATCGCAAAGGCCGACAACCATCTAAGCATCTCGGCCGCCGGGCGCGGCCACCGGTTCGGAGTGCGCCACGCTTGGCCCTCGTCTCGCAGCAACGCCGGGAGGAATTCCCTAGCGTCGACAAAATACGTACCATGCAAACACTTCTGAGTTCACCAGCCCATTGTAGGTCATCGGCGGCGGGTCGATGATTGCGCTGGATCAAGGGCGCGGCCGGCGCCTTGGCTCTAGTGTGGGGTGGCCAAGTACGCGGCGCGCTCAGGCGACGGTAGAGGCACCCAGTTCGGTTGGCGATGACACAGCAGCAGCTTCCTCACTCCGGGACGGAACCCAAGACTGGTTCCACGCGGCAGATCTATTGGATCTCGCTCGCGGCGCTGGTCGGGTTGATGCTTGTCGCTGCCCTGCTCACGCTCGTGGAGTGGCTTGAGATGCTCCCGTCATTCGAGCGTGCGATGCAGGATCTGTTTTCGCGCGGAGCGCTGCTGGCGCTTGGCCTCGTGATCGCCCTGATCGCCTTCGGCGTCTTCTTCCAGCGTTCGTTTCGCAAGACCGTGCGGCACGGGGCTCGCGAAGAAGCGGTCCTCAAGAGCAGAAACCGGTTGCTGGTGGGCGTGTTCGCCGCCTTTGCGCTGGGCATCGCCGGTATCGGATACCTTCTCACCAGCGATCTGCGGGCCGCCTTTCGCGACGAGCGGCTG
This DNA window, taken from Reyranella humidisoli, encodes the following:
- a CDS encoding MFS transporter; the protein is MQAPPLPRFLIPRLPFFYGWVVLGCICLAGFARQGPAVAVLSIFVVPMTEAFGWSRTEMSGAVSLGGVLAAIISPVIGPFVDRRGARLVLCLAVAGTGIACMALSLIQSLLLFYLLFCFARMIWAGPFDLGLYSALNNWFVARRGIAASFATLAQMSGLVGLPLIAQFAISGADWRAGWIAVGATVLLVGFVPCWLLLVRRPEDVGLQPDRLADGKAPPLVEPRWSRAQAMRTPAFWLLSLYTVLLFPVQAGVSLHNAPHLIERGLSPVAAASVIAFVAMVSGVASFGIGFLPRRWPVRYLMAVCAVCMAFGSYGLIFISGVETAMAAAGLFGIGIGGVMLLLPVAWADYFGRESYGAIRGVALSLQVTAQAVGPLASGMLRDWSGTYTDSLLLFGTLASLAVIAALVARRPRSLAL
- a CDS encoding epoxide hydrolase family protein, which produces MADTRYETPEPFKVDIPERALIDLDERLRRWRPPTAIEDRGSWASGTDPAFLAELVDYWRHGYDWQRCQEAINRWPNYLVDIGPQRLHFIREPGTVVEDAPRPIPLVVTHGWPGSIVEFLHLVDVLAHPEEHGGDPLDAFDVIVPSLPGYGFSGPPIRADGTTGPIGPRAIAGLWHKLVTEKLNYDRPYGIQGGDWGAVVSSWLAFDHPQKDDSGVLGVHLNMMGLRPGLDLKTATLSADEQAWLAKMGTALDDKTAYQRIHATRPQTLGVALSDSPVGLAAWIAEKFQAWSDCGGDPLKRFSMDTLLDNIMVYWLTGTAGTSTWLYRGAAEQKPRALPEGAKVETPTGFAAFPADIAPAPPREWIERAFNLRRHTVMPSGGHFAALEEPDLLVEDIRAFFRPLRYGAAND
- a CDS encoding tyrosine-protein phosphatase → MPDTILPHVLHLKGGSNFRDLGGYTTADGRTVRRNAVFRSAHLGGLTDEDRGALGKLGVRTIVDLRGVNEAAETPHLVEGLACRIVGAHIEPGVGDKIRGAVADGSANPHIMMQFLTDHYRDYPRRCAPGFRTLFATLSDGEHRPLVFHCTAGKDRTGFASALLLTLLGVPWETVMEDYLRTNDLWTGHIGRYPELDIDTRAAIIEARTPYLEAAFDVVRGDFGTPEAFAEKALGLDAAARDRLKSDLLEG
- a CDS encoding TonB-dependent receptor, which produces MQRIGVSALALAAGLSAAQPAFAQSPQPSAPPNPTEAQPATLPDAASGALAIEVVGKRLDRERSEIQPSLGATRYDFSKTAISNTPQGENAPLNQVLLRAPGVVQDGFGQIHVRGDHGSLQYRLDGVQLPEGLALFSSILSPRFADQLSLITGALPAQYGLRTAGVVDIAVKSGTTNPGGEASMMTGSYNWLQPALQYGGRSDKFDYFAVGQYVSNGIGIENPTSSTAPLHDDTAQWYALTKLTALVDDNTRLSFIGGGASARYQIPNVPGQAPSFPLNGITDWNSALLDQRQWEDTYFGIASLQKSYQDFNLQLSGFARYSKLSYQPDALGDLLYNGIAPWSQRSSLAVGAQGDASWKVASNHTLRGGFLVQRERVTSFSQNNALGLVPDPADPTAMIPGTDPVGFTDGSDIVGWTYSVYLQDEWKVIPNVTINFGARFDAISGQISENQVSPRINVVWEPTPEIALRAGYSRYFVPAPLNQVGFGSLAVRAGTTAEPENFQNDPVRAERSDYFDVGLTVKPVDGLTVGFSGYYKIAENYIDKGQFGAPVQLASFNYANAQVKGFELYANYDKGPWSLYGNLAWSKVNATNITSAQYNFSPGDLAYIGNYWITADHDQGWTGSAGAAYVFNSGSDWATRVSADMLFGSGLRTSVITPNDTSLPAYATLNLSVTQKVPLSGSKGTQIRLDAINVTDGVYELRTGEGVGVGAPQYGMRRAFFVTLAQKF
- a CDS encoding Rap1a/Tai family immunity protein; translated protein: MKMSRVLAILVGLSMASPWAAPGARAQQDTGSANYIMLGCEAFLLDPIPTSRLLLAGVCAGIIDTLQVMKPNICLPGIATRRLLVRGVVSYINTIPARLHENFIELASEALEQTWPCAPK
- a CDS encoding STAS/SEC14 domain-containing protein, with the protein product MPLRWEILHEQKLIHVVAEGEVTLKEMEEHFDALVVANALAYSKLFDATALKPVYDDNDVMAMGARLSAYTSHFPSGPLAVVAISDAVQLAFRRFVNLSPSKRPARLFKTEAKARAWLKEQALSVSD